One Loxodonta africana isolate mLoxAfr1 chromosome 4, mLoxAfr1.hap2, whole genome shotgun sequence genomic region harbors:
- the BAZ2A gene encoding bromodomain adjacent to zinc finger domain protein 2A isoform X1, whose product MEANDHFNFTGLPPAPAASGLKPSPSSGEGLYTNGSPMNFPQQGKSLNGDVNVNGLSTVSHTTTSGILNSAPHSSSTSHLHHPSVAYDCLWNYSQYPSANPGSNLKDPSLLSQFSGGQYPLNGIIGGSRQPSSPSHNTNLRAGSQEFWANGTQSPMGLNFDSQELYDSFPDQNFDVMPNGPPSFFTSPQPSPMLGSSIQTFAPSQEVGSGIHPDETGEKELTSVVAENGTGLVGSLELEEEQPELKMCGYNGSVPSVESLHQDVSVLVPDPSVSCLDDPSHLPDQLEDTPILSEDSLEPFNSLAPEPVSGGLYGIDDTELMGGEDKLPLGDSPVISALDCTSLNNTTAFSLLADDSQTSASIFASPTSPPVLGESVLQAASPAVSPTVSPELSLAVSPAASSEISPEVSPAVSPAASTEISPAASPTVSPTSLAAPAAVSSEVSLTASPVASPKASPATSSAAAFPTAPTTNKDISSFPETTADLEEIAGEGNTAGSGDVLRRRIATPEEVRFPLQHGWRREVRIKKGSHRWQGETWYYGPCGKRMKQFPEVIKYLSRNVVHNVRREHFSFSPRMPVGDFFEERDTPEGVQWVQLSAEEIPSRIQAITGKRGRPRNTEKAKIKEVPKVKRGRGRPPKVKITELLNKTDNRLLKKLEAQETLNEEDKAKMSKIKKKIRRKVQRGECQTTIQGQARNKRKQETKSSKQKEAKKKSKAEKEKVKTKQEKLKEKVKREKKEKVKMKEKEEMTKAKPACKADKTLATQRRLEERQRQQMILEEMKKPTEDMCLADHQPLPDFSRIPGLILPSGAFSDCLTIVEFLHSFGKVLGFNPAEDVPSLGVLQEGLLCQGDSLGEVQDLLVRLLKAALYDPGLPSYCQSLKILGEKVSEIPLTRDNVSEILRCFLMAYGVEPALCDSLRTQPFQAQPPQQKAAVLAFLVHELNGSTLIINEIDKTLESMSSYRKNKWIVEGRLRRLKTALAKRTGRPEVEMQGPEEGLGRRRSSRIMEETSGMEEEEEEEAIAAVRGRRGRRDGEVDVPASSIPELERQIEKLSKRQLFCRKKLLHSSQMLRAVSLGQDRYRRRYWVLPYLAGIFVEGTEGSLVPMDVKQEADSLKVAAHPAPNTALFVKELADSGTSAGSPARARGRPRKTKPGSVRPRHLKSSVKSQDSEQPQAQPQPQPQPQPQPQSQSQSQSQSQSQSHSGFLEPEGSPLSLSQSQHDLSQSAFLSWLSQTQSHSSLLSSSVLTPDSSPGKLDSAPSQPLEEPEPDEAEFSPDPQAPWLNFSAQMPCNAAPTPPPAVSEDQSTPSPQLPASSKPLIRPSVANSCSPVQLCSTPLPMVTSKRRAEMPQSPTGLGQPKRRGRPPSKFFKQMEQRYLTQLTAQPVPPEMHSGWWWIRDPETLDATLKALHPRGIREKALHKHLSKHRDFLQEVCLRPSTDSIFEPSQLPTFQEGLMSWSPKEKTYETDLAVLQWVEELEQRVILSDLQIRGWTCPSPDSTREDLAYCEHLPDSPEDITWRGRGREGLAPQRKTTNPLDLAVTRLAALEQNVERRYLREPLWSAHEVVLEKALLSTPNGAPQCTTTEISYEITPRIRAWRQTLERCRSAAQVCLCLGQLERSIAWEKSVNKVTCLVCRKGDNDEFLLLCDGCDRGCHIYCHRPKMEAVPEGDWFCAVCLAQQAEGEFTQQPGFPKRAQKRKSGYVLNFPEGDGRRRRVPSRGREGLVVPRCSEEGLSPSKRRRLSMRNHHSDLTFCEIILMEMESHDAAWPFLEPVNPRLVSGYRRIIKNPMDFSTMRERLLRGGYTSSEEFAADALLVFDNCQTFNEDDSEVGKAGHIMRRFFESRWEEFYQGKQANL is encoded by the exons ATGGAGGCAAACGACCATTTTAACTTTACTGGCCTTCCCCCTGCACCTGCTGCCTCAGGACTGAAACCCTCTCCTTCTTCAGGGGAGGGCCTCTACACTAACGGGTCTCCCATGAACTTCCCCCAGCAAGGGAAAA GTTTGAATGGGGATGTGAATGTTAATGGCTTATCTACTGTATCTCACACTACTACTTCAGGGATTTTGAACTCTGCTCCCCACTCCTCCAGCACCTCACACCTCCATCACCCCAGCGTGGCCTACGACTGTCTCTGGAACTACTCACAATACCCATCCGCCAATCCTGGCAGCAACCTCAAGGACCCATCCCTTCTCTCCCAGTTCTCTGGGGGACAGTACCCACTCAACGGCATCATTGGGGGCAGCCGGCAACCTTCATCCCCAAGTCACAACACTAACCTTCGGGCTGGGAGCCAAGAGTTCTGGGCCAACGGTACCCAGAGTCCCATGGGGCTTAACTTCGACTCACAGGAACTGTATGATTCCTTTCCTGACCAGAATTTTGATGTGATGCCCAATGGACCCCCTAGTTTTTTCACCTCTCCACAGCCTTCTCCTATGTTGGGATCCAGCATCCAGACCTTTGCACCGTCTCAGGAGGTAGGCAGTGGTATCCATCCTGATGAGACGGGAGAAAAGGAGCTGACTTCAGTGGTGGCAGAGAATGGCACTGGCTTGGTAGGCAGCCTGGAGCTGGAAGAAGAGCAGCCAG AACTGAAGATGTGTGGCTATAATGGCTCCGTCCCCTCTGTGGAATCATTGCACCAAGACGTCTCAGTCCTGGTCCCTGACCCTTCAGTGAGCTGCTTAGATGATCCTTCACACCTTCCTGACCAACTGGAAGACACTCCAATCCTCAGTGAAGATTCTCTGGAGCCCTTCAACTCTCTGGCACCAG AGCCAGTGAGTGGAGGACTCTATGGTATAGATGATACAGAGTTGATGGGTGGAGAGGACAAGCTGCCTCTGGGGGACAGCCCTGTGATCTCTGCCCTTGATTGCACTTCACTCAATAACACCACTGCCTTCAGTCTCCTGGCAGATGATAGTCAAACTTCAGCCTCTATCTTTGCCAGCCCGACCTCTCCACCTGTCTTAGGGGAGTCTGTCCTGCAAG CAGCCTCACCAGCAGTATCACCAACAGTGTCTCCGGAACTCTCCTTGGCAGTTTCTCCAGCAGCCTCCTCGGAAATCTCTCCAGAAGTCTCCCCAGCGGTCTCTCCAGCAGCCTCCACAGAAATCTCCCCAGCAGCCTCCCCGACAGTCTCTCCAACTTCCTTAGCAGCCCCCGCAGCAGTCTCCTCAGAAGTTTCCCTGACGGCCTCCCCAGTGGCCTCCCCAAAAGCCTCCCCTGCAACTTCCTCAGCAGCTGCCTTCCCAACAGCCCCCACGACAAATAAGGATATCAGCAGCTTCCCTGAAACCACTGCTGACCTGGAAGAGATCGCtggagaaggaaacactgctggtAGTG GTGATGTTCTAAGGAGACGTATCGCTACGCCAGAAGAAGTTCGTTTTCCCCTCCAGCATGG GTGGCGGAGAGAGGTGCGCATCAAGAAGGGCAGCCACCGATGGCAGGGGGAGACTTGGTATTATGGCCCCTGTGGAAAGAGGATGAAGCAGTTCCCAGAAGTGATCAAG TACCTGAGCCGCAACGTAGTACACAACGTCCGCCGTGAACACTTCAGCTTCAGTCCTCGCATGCCTGTTGGAGATTTCTTTGAAGAGAGAGACACACCAGAG GGCGTGCAGTGGGTACAGCTCTCAGCAGAGGAAATCCCATCCAGGATTCAGGCAATTACTGGCAAACGGGGTCGACCTCGGAACACTGAGAAGGCCAAGATCAAGGAGGTCCCCAAGGTGAAACGGGGCCGAGGTCGGCCGCCCAAGGTCAAAATCACAGAGCTATTGAATAAGACAGACAACCGACTTCTAAAGAAACTGGAGGCCCAAG AAACACTGAATGAGGAGGATAAAGCAAAGATGAGTAAAATTAAGAAGAAGATAAGGCGGAAGGTACAGCGGGGAGAATGTCAGACTACTATCCAAGGGCAG GCCAGAAACAAGAGGAAACAAGAGACCAAGAGCTCAAAGCAGAAGGAAGCTAAGAAGAAATCCAAG GCTGAGAAGGAGAAggtaaaaacaaagcaagaaaaactgaaggaaaaagtcaagagggaaaagaaggagaaggtaaaaatgaaggaaaaggaggagatgACCAAAGCCAAGCCAGCTTGTAAAGCAGACAAGACCCTGGCCACACAGAGGCGCTTGGAGGAACGGCAGAGGCAGCAGATGATCTTGGAGGAGATGAAGAAGCCCACAGAGGATATGTGTCTGGCTGACCACCAG CCTCTGCCTGACTTCTCACGTATCCCTGGTCTGATACTGCCCAGTGGGGCCTTCTCAGACTGCTTGACCATCGTGGAGTTCCTGCACAGCTTCGGCAAGGTGCTGGGCTTCAATCCTGCCGAAGATGTGCCTAGCCTGGGGGTCCTGCAGGAGGGGCTCCTGTGTCAAGGCGACAGCTTGGGCGAGGTGCAGGATCTGCTGGTGCGTCTCCTCAAGGCTGCACTCTATGATCCTGGCTTGCCCTCCTACTGCCAG TCCCTGAAGATCTTGGGGGAGAAGGTGTCTGAGATTCCACTGACAAGAGACAATGTGTCTGAGATCCTGCGCTGCTTCCTCATGGCATATGGAGTGGAGCCAGCCCTCTGTGACAGCCTGCGCACCCAGCCTTTTCAGGCCCAGCCACCCCAACAGAAGGCTGCTGTCCTGGCCTTCCTTGTGCATGAGCTCAACGGTTCCACCCTCATCATCAA TGAAATTGACAAGACCCTGGAGAGTATGTCCAGCTACAGGAAAAACAAGTGGATTGTGGAAGGCCGGCTCCGGAG GCTGAAAACTGCTCTGGCCAAGCGCACTGGGCGGCCTGAAGTAGAGATGCAGGGGCCAGAGGAAGGCCTGGGGCGGAGGCGCAGTTCTCGGATCATGGAGGAGACCAGTGGcatggaggaggaggaagaggaagaggctaTAGCAGCTGTCCGTGGCCGTAGGGGTCGAAGAGACGGAGAG GTTGATGTCCCAGCATCCAGCATCCCAGAGCTAGAGCGCCAGATAGAAAAACTCAGCAAG CGCCAGCTCTTCTGTCGCAAAAAGCTACTTCACTCATCCCAAATGCTTCGGGCTGTCTCCTTGGGGCAAGACCGCTACAGACGCCGCTACTGGGTGCTGCCATATTTGGCTGGTATCTTTGTGGAAGGAACAGAGGGGAGTTTAG TTCCTATGGATGTAAAGCAGGAAGCTGACTCATTAAAGGTGGCAGCCCATCCAGCACCTAACACAGCCCTCTTTGTAAAGGAGTTAGCTGACTCCGGTACCTCTGCTGGTTCTCCTGCCCGGGCTCGAGGCCGACCTCGAAAAACTAAGCCTGGGTCTGTGCGACCTAGGCACCTTAAGTCTTCTGTCAAGAGTCAGGATTCAGAACAGCctcaggcccagccccagccccagccccagccccagccccagccccagtccCAGTCCCAGTCCCAGTCCCAGTCCCAGTCCCAGTCCCATAGTGGGTTCTTGGAGCCAGAAGGCTCCCCTTTGTCTCTGAGTCAGAGCCAGCATGACCTCAGCCAGTCAGCCTTCCTGTCTTGGCTGAGCCAGACTCAGAGCCACAGCTCCCTGTTGAGCAGCTCAGTCCTCACACCTGACAGCAGCCCAGGAAAACTGGACTCAGCCCCATCACAGCCCCTGGAGGAGCCAGAGCCTGATGAGGCAGAATTCAGCCCTGATCCTCAGGCTCCCTGGCTTAACTTCTCAGCCCAGATGCCCTGCAATGCTGCCCCTACACCACCCCCTGCAGTTTCCGAGGACCAGTCCACTCCCTCCCCTCAGCTTCCTGCCTCTTCCAAGCCA TTGATTAGACCCAGTGTTGCCAATTCCTGTTCTCCAGTGCAACTCTGTTCCACCCCCTTACCTATGGTAACCTCCAAGAGGCGAGCAGAAATGCCACAGAGTCCCACAGGGCTGGGACAGCCAAAACGAAGAGGCAGACCGCCCAGCAAGTTCTTCAAACAGATGGAGCAGCGTTACCTAACCCAGCTGACAGCCCAGCCTGTGCCCCCTG AGATGCACTCTGGCTGGTGGTGGATCCGAGATCCTGAGACATTGGATGCCACGCTCAAGGCCCTGCACCCCCGCGGCATCCGGGAGAAAGCACTTCACAAACACCTTAGCAAGCACAGGGACTTCTTGCAAGAAGTCTGCCTGCGACCCTCAACTG ACTCCATCTTTGAGCCCAGTCAGCTACCTACCTTTCAAGAAGGTCTTATGAGCTGGTCCCCCAAAGAGAAGACATATGAGACAGACCTGGCTGTGCTTCAGTGGGTTGAGGAGCTGGAACAGCGAGTTATCCTTTCTGATCTGCAGATTCGG GGCTGGACATGTCCTAGCCCAGACTCTACCCGTGAAGACTTGGCCTACTGTGAGCATCTACCTGACTCCCCGGAGGACATCACGTGGCGGGGGCGGGGCAGGGAAGGATTGGCACCCCAGCGTAAGACCACCAACCCTCTGGACCTGGCTGTGACACGGCTGGCTGCACTGGAGCAGAATGTAGAGCGGCGGTACCTGCGGGAGCCCCTCTGGTCAGCCCACGAGGTTGTGCTGGAGAAGGCCCTGCTCAGTACACCCAATGGTGCCCCCCAGTGCACCACCACAGAGAT ATCGTATGAGATCACCCCTCGCATTCGGGCTTGGCGCCAGACTCTTGAGCGGTGCCGGAGTGCGGCCCAGGTGTGCTTGTGCCTGGGCCAGCTGGAGAGGTCCATTGCCTGGGAGAAGTCTGTCAACAAAGTG ACCTGTCTAGTCTGCCGGAAGGGTGACAACGACGAGTTTCTTCTGCTTTGTGATGGATGTGACCGTGGCTGCCACATTTACTGCCATCGGCCCAAGATGGAGGCTGTCCCAGAAGGAGACTGGTTCTGTGCTGTCTGTCTGGCCCAG caggcagagggagaattCACCCAGCAGCCTGGTTTCCCAAAGCGAGCCCAGAAACGGAAAAGTGGCTATGTGCTGAACTTCCCAGAGGGCGATGGCCGTCGACGCCGGGTACCGTCCAGGGGCCGAGAAGGCCTAGTAGTGCCTCGGTGTTCTGAAGAAGGGCTGTCCCCGTCCAAGCGGCGGCGGCTCTCCATGCGCAACCACCACAGCGACCTCACGTTTTGCGA GATTATCCTAATGGAGATGGAGTCCCATGATGCAGCGTGGCCTTTCCTGGAGCCTGTGAACCCACGGTTGGTGAGCGGGTACCGGCGTATCATCAAAAATCCCATGGATTTTTCCACCATGCGGGAACGGCTACTCCGGGGAGG GTATACCAGCTCCGAGGAGTTTGCAGCTGATGCCCTCCTGGTATTTGACAACTGCCAGACCTTCAACGAGGATGACTCTGAAGTGGGCAAGGCTGGGCACATCATGCGCCGCTTCTTTGAGAGCCGCTGGGAGGAGTTTTATCAGGGAAAACAGGCCAATCTGTGA
- the BAZ2A gene encoding bromodomain adjacent to zinc finger domain protein 2A isoform X8, with amino-acid sequence MEANDHFNFTGLPPAPAASGLKPSPSSGEGLYTNGSPMNFPQQGKSLNGDVNVNGLSTVSHTTTSGILNSAPHSSSTSHLHHPSVAYDCLWNYSQYPSANPGSNLKDPSLLSQFSGGQYPLNGIIGGSRQPSSPSHNTNLRAGSQEFWANGTQSPMGLNFDSQELYDSFPDQNFDVMPNGPPSFFTSPQPSPMLGSSIQTFAPSQEVGSGIHPDETGEKELTSVVAENGTGLVGSLELEEEQPELKMCGYNGSVPSVESLHQDVSVLVPDPSVSCLDDPSHLPDQLEDTPILSEDSLEPFNSLAPEPVSGGLYGIDDTELMGGEDKLPLGDSPVISALDCTSLNNTTAFSLLADDSQTSASIFASPTSPPVLGESVLQDNSFDLNNGSDTEQEEMETQASDFPAPDHPSPIHLHPAASPAVSPTVSPELSLAVSPAASSEISPEVSPAVSPAASTEISPAASPTVSPTSLAAPAAVSSEVSLTASPVASPKASPATSSAAAFPTAPTTNKDISSFPETTADLEEIAGEGNTAGSGDVLRRRIATPEEVRFPLQHGWRREVRIKKGSHRWQGETWYYGPCGKRMKQFPEVIKYLSRNVVHNVRREHFSFSPRMPVGDFFEERDTPEGVQWVQLSAEEIPSRIQAITGKRGRPRNTEKAKIKEVPKVKRGRGRPPKVKITELLNKTDNRLLKKLEAQETLNEEDKAKMSKIKKKIRRKVQRGECQTTIQGQARNKRKQETKSSKQKEAKKKSKAEKEKVKTKQEKLKEKVKREKKEKVKMKEKEEMTKAKPACKADKTLATQRRLEERQRQQMILEEMKKPTEDMCLADHQPLPDFSRIPGLILPSGAFSDCLTIVEFLHSFGKVLGFNPAEDVPSLGVLQEGLLCQGDSLGEVQDLLVRLLKAALYDPGLPSYCQSLKILGEKVSEIPLTRDNVSEILRCFLMAYGVEPALCDSLRTQPFQAQPPQQKAAVLAFLVHELNGSTLIINEIDKTLESMSSYRKNKWIVEGRLRRLKTALAKRTGRPEVEMQGPEEGLGRRRSSRIMEETSGMEEEEEEEAIAAVRGRRGRRDGEVDVPASSIPELERQIEKLSKRQLFCRKKLLHSSQMLRAVSLGQDRYRRRYWVLPYLAGIFVEGTEGSLVPMDVKQEADSLKVAAHPAPNTALFVKELADSGTSAGSPARARGRPRKTKPGSVRPRHLKSSVKSQDSEQPQAQPQPQPQPQPQPQSQSQSQSQSQSQSHSGFLEPEGSPLSLSQSQHDLSQSAFLSWLSQTQSHSSLLSSSVLTPDSSPGKLDSAPSQPLEEPEPDEAEFSPDPQAPWLNFSAQMPCNAAPTPPPAVSEDQSTPSPQLPASSKPLIRPSVANSCSPVQLCSTPLPMVTSKRRAEMPQSPTGLGQPKRRGRPPSKFFKQMEQRYLTQLTAQPVPPEMHSGWWWIRDPETLDATLKALHPRGIREKALHKHLSKHRDFLQEVCLRPSTDSIFEPSQLPTFQEGLMSWSPKEKTYETDLAVLQWVEELEQRVILSDLQIRGWTCPSPDSTREDLAYCEHLPDSPEDITWRGRGREGLAPQRKTTNPLDLAVTRLAALEQNVERRYLREPLWSAHEVVLEKALLSTPNGAPQCTTTEISYEITPRIRAWRQTLERCRSAAQVCLCLGQLERSIAWEKSVNKVTCLVCRKGDNDEFLLLCDGCDRGCHIYCHRPKMEAVPEGDWFCAVCLAQQAEGEFTQQPGFPKRAQKRKSGYVLNFPEGDGRRRRVPSRGREGLVVPRCSEEGLSPSKRRRLSMRNHHSDLTFCDPAIAVLVT; translated from the exons ATGGAGGCAAACGACCATTTTAACTTTACTGGCCTTCCCCCTGCACCTGCTGCCTCAGGACTGAAACCCTCTCCTTCTTCAGGGGAGGGCCTCTACACTAACGGGTCTCCCATGAACTTCCCCCAGCAAGGGAAAA GTTTGAATGGGGATGTGAATGTTAATGGCTTATCTACTGTATCTCACACTACTACTTCAGGGATTTTGAACTCTGCTCCCCACTCCTCCAGCACCTCACACCTCCATCACCCCAGCGTGGCCTACGACTGTCTCTGGAACTACTCACAATACCCATCCGCCAATCCTGGCAGCAACCTCAAGGACCCATCCCTTCTCTCCCAGTTCTCTGGGGGACAGTACCCACTCAACGGCATCATTGGGGGCAGCCGGCAACCTTCATCCCCAAGTCACAACACTAACCTTCGGGCTGGGAGCCAAGAGTTCTGGGCCAACGGTACCCAGAGTCCCATGGGGCTTAACTTCGACTCACAGGAACTGTATGATTCCTTTCCTGACCAGAATTTTGATGTGATGCCCAATGGACCCCCTAGTTTTTTCACCTCTCCACAGCCTTCTCCTATGTTGGGATCCAGCATCCAGACCTTTGCACCGTCTCAGGAGGTAGGCAGTGGTATCCATCCTGATGAGACGGGAGAAAAGGAGCTGACTTCAGTGGTGGCAGAGAATGGCACTGGCTTGGTAGGCAGCCTGGAGCTGGAAGAAGAGCAGCCAG AACTGAAGATGTGTGGCTATAATGGCTCCGTCCCCTCTGTGGAATCATTGCACCAAGACGTCTCAGTCCTGGTCCCTGACCCTTCAGTGAGCTGCTTAGATGATCCTTCACACCTTCCTGACCAACTGGAAGACACTCCAATCCTCAGTGAAGATTCTCTGGAGCCCTTCAACTCTCTGGCACCAG AGCCAGTGAGTGGAGGACTCTATGGTATAGATGATACAGAGTTGATGGGTGGAGAGGACAAGCTGCCTCTGGGGGACAGCCCTGTGATCTCTGCCCTTGATTGCACTTCACTCAATAACACCACTGCCTTCAGTCTCCTGGCAGATGATAGTCAAACTTCAGCCTCTATCTTTGCCAGCCCGACCTCTCCACCTGTCTTAGGGGAGTCTGTCCTGCAAG ATAACAGCTTTGATCTGAATAATGGTAGTGATACAGAACAGGAAGAAATGGAGACTCAGGCTTCTGACTTTCCAGCCCCTGACCACCCATCCCCTATTCACCTACACCCAGCAGCCTCACCAGCAGTATCACCAACAGTGTCTCCGGAACTCTCCTTGGCAGTTTCTCCAGCAGCCTCCTCGGAAATCTCTCCAGAAGTCTCCCCAGCGGTCTCTCCAGCAGCCTCCACAGAAATCTCCCCAGCAGCCTCCCCGACAGTCTCTCCAACTTCCTTAGCAGCCCCCGCAGCAGTCTCCTCAGAAGTTTCCCTGACGGCCTCCCCAGTGGCCTCCCCAAAAGCCTCCCCTGCAACTTCCTCAGCAGCTGCCTTCCCAACAGCCCCCACGACAAATAAGGATATCAGCAGCTTCCCTGAAACCACTGCTGACCTGGAAGAGATCGCtggagaaggaaacactgctggtAGTG GTGATGTTCTAAGGAGACGTATCGCTACGCCAGAAGAAGTTCGTTTTCCCCTCCAGCATGG GTGGCGGAGAGAGGTGCGCATCAAGAAGGGCAGCCACCGATGGCAGGGGGAGACTTGGTATTATGGCCCCTGTGGAAAGAGGATGAAGCAGTTCCCAGAAGTGATCAAG TACCTGAGCCGCAACGTAGTACACAACGTCCGCCGTGAACACTTCAGCTTCAGTCCTCGCATGCCTGTTGGAGATTTCTTTGAAGAGAGAGACACACCAGAG GGCGTGCAGTGGGTACAGCTCTCAGCAGAGGAAATCCCATCCAGGATTCAGGCAATTACTGGCAAACGGGGTCGACCTCGGAACACTGAGAAGGCCAAGATCAAGGAGGTCCCCAAGGTGAAACGGGGCCGAGGTCGGCCGCCCAAGGTCAAAATCACAGAGCTATTGAATAAGACAGACAACCGACTTCTAAAGAAACTGGAGGCCCAAG AAACACTGAATGAGGAGGATAAAGCAAAGATGAGTAAAATTAAGAAGAAGATAAGGCGGAAGGTACAGCGGGGAGAATGTCAGACTACTATCCAAGGGCAG GCCAGAAACAAGAGGAAACAAGAGACCAAGAGCTCAAAGCAGAAGGAAGCTAAGAAGAAATCCAAG GCTGAGAAGGAGAAggtaaaaacaaagcaagaaaaactgaaggaaaaagtcaagagggaaaagaaggagaaggtaaaaatgaaggaaaaggaggagatgACCAAAGCCAAGCCAGCTTGTAAAGCAGACAAGACCCTGGCCACACAGAGGCGCTTGGAGGAACGGCAGAGGCAGCAGATGATCTTGGAGGAGATGAAGAAGCCCACAGAGGATATGTGTCTGGCTGACCACCAG CCTCTGCCTGACTTCTCACGTATCCCTGGTCTGATACTGCCCAGTGGGGCCTTCTCAGACTGCTTGACCATCGTGGAGTTCCTGCACAGCTTCGGCAAGGTGCTGGGCTTCAATCCTGCCGAAGATGTGCCTAGCCTGGGGGTCCTGCAGGAGGGGCTCCTGTGTCAAGGCGACAGCTTGGGCGAGGTGCAGGATCTGCTGGTGCGTCTCCTCAAGGCTGCACTCTATGATCCTGGCTTGCCCTCCTACTGCCAG TCCCTGAAGATCTTGGGGGAGAAGGTGTCTGAGATTCCACTGACAAGAGACAATGTGTCTGAGATCCTGCGCTGCTTCCTCATGGCATATGGAGTGGAGCCAGCCCTCTGTGACAGCCTGCGCACCCAGCCTTTTCAGGCCCAGCCACCCCAACAGAAGGCTGCTGTCCTGGCCTTCCTTGTGCATGAGCTCAACGGTTCCACCCTCATCATCAA TGAAATTGACAAGACCCTGGAGAGTATGTCCAGCTACAGGAAAAACAAGTGGATTGTGGAAGGCCGGCTCCGGAG GCTGAAAACTGCTCTGGCCAAGCGCACTGGGCGGCCTGAAGTAGAGATGCAGGGGCCAGAGGAAGGCCTGGGGCGGAGGCGCAGTTCTCGGATCATGGAGGAGACCAGTGGcatggaggaggaggaagaggaagaggctaTAGCAGCTGTCCGTGGCCGTAGGGGTCGAAGAGACGGAGAG GTTGATGTCCCAGCATCCAGCATCCCAGAGCTAGAGCGCCAGATAGAAAAACTCAGCAAG CGCCAGCTCTTCTGTCGCAAAAAGCTACTTCACTCATCCCAAATGCTTCGGGCTGTCTCCTTGGGGCAAGACCGCTACAGACGCCGCTACTGGGTGCTGCCATATTTGGCTGGTATCTTTGTGGAAGGAACAGAGGGGAGTTTAG TTCCTATGGATGTAAAGCAGGAAGCTGACTCATTAAAGGTGGCAGCCCATCCAGCACCTAACACAGCCCTCTTTGTAAAGGAGTTAGCTGACTCCGGTACCTCTGCTGGTTCTCCTGCCCGGGCTCGAGGCCGACCTCGAAAAACTAAGCCTGGGTCTGTGCGACCTAGGCACCTTAAGTCTTCTGTCAAGAGTCAGGATTCAGAACAGCctcaggcccagccccagccccagccccagccccagccccagccccagtccCAGTCCCAGTCCCAGTCCCAGTCCCAGTCCCAGTCCCATAGTGGGTTCTTGGAGCCAGAAGGCTCCCCTTTGTCTCTGAGTCAGAGCCAGCATGACCTCAGCCAGTCAGCCTTCCTGTCTTGGCTGAGCCAGACTCAGAGCCACAGCTCCCTGTTGAGCAGCTCAGTCCTCACACCTGACAGCAGCCCAGGAAAACTGGACTCAGCCCCATCACAGCCCCTGGAGGAGCCAGAGCCTGATGAGGCAGAATTCAGCCCTGATCCTCAGGCTCCCTGGCTTAACTTCTCAGCCCAGATGCCCTGCAATGCTGCCCCTACACCACCCCCTGCAGTTTCCGAGGACCAGTCCACTCCCTCCCCTCAGCTTCCTGCCTCTTCCAAGCCA TTGATTAGACCCAGTGTTGCCAATTCCTGTTCTCCAGTGCAACTCTGTTCCACCCCCTTACCTATGGTAACCTCCAAGAGGCGAGCAGAAATGCCACAGAGTCCCACAGGGCTGGGACAGCCAAAACGAAGAGGCAGACCGCCCAGCAAGTTCTTCAAACAGATGGAGCAGCGTTACCTAACCCAGCTGACAGCCCAGCCTGTGCCCCCTG AGATGCACTCTGGCTGGTGGTGGATCCGAGATCCTGAGACATTGGATGCCACGCTCAAGGCCCTGCACCCCCGCGGCATCCGGGAGAAAGCACTTCACAAACACCTTAGCAAGCACAGGGACTTCTTGCAAGAAGTCTGCCTGCGACCCTCAACTG ACTCCATCTTTGAGCCCAGTCAGCTACCTACCTTTCAAGAAGGTCTTATGAGCTGGTCCCCCAAAGAGAAGACATATGAGACAGACCTGGCTGTGCTTCAGTGGGTTGAGGAGCTGGAACAGCGAGTTATCCTTTCTGATCTGCAGATTCGG GGCTGGACATGTCCTAGCCCAGACTCTACCCGTGAAGACTTGGCCTACTGTGAGCATCTACCTGACTCCCCGGAGGACATCACGTGGCGGGGGCGGGGCAGGGAAGGATTGGCACCCCAGCGTAAGACCACCAACCCTCTGGACCTGGCTGTGACACGGCTGGCTGCACTGGAGCAGAATGTAGAGCGGCGGTACCTGCGGGAGCCCCTCTGGTCAGCCCACGAGGTTGTGCTGGAGAAGGCCCTGCTCAGTACACCCAATGGTGCCCCCCAGTGCACCACCACAGAGAT ATCGTATGAGATCACCCCTCGCATTCGGGCTTGGCGCCAGACTCTTGAGCGGTGCCGGAGTGCGGCCCAGGTGTGCTTGTGCCTGGGCCAGCTGGAGAGGTCCATTGCCTGGGAGAAGTCTGTCAACAAAGTG ACCTGTCTAGTCTGCCGGAAGGGTGACAACGACGAGTTTCTTCTGCTTTGTGATGGATGTGACCGTGGCTGCCACATTTACTGCCATCGGCCCAAGATGGAGGCTGTCCCAGAAGGAGACTGGTTCTGTGCTGTCTGTCTGGCCCAG caggcagagggagaattCACCCAGCAGCCTGGTTTCCCAAAGCGAGCCCAGAAACGGAAAAGTGGCTATGTGCTGAACTTCCCAGAGGGCGATGGCCGTCGACGCCGGGTACCGTCCAGGGGCCGAGAAGGCCTAGTAGTGCCTCGGTGTTCTGAAGAAGGGCTGTCCCCGTCCAAGCGGCGGCGGCTCTCCATGCGCAACCACCACAGCGACCTCACGTTTTGCGA TCCAGCCATCGCTGTCCTTGTAACATAG